A part of Eschrichtius robustus isolate mEscRob2 chromosome 20, mEscRob2.pri, whole genome shotgun sequence genomic DNA contains:
- the SSH2 gene encoding protein phosphatase Slingshot homolog 2 isoform X2, with translation MALVTVQRSPTPSTTSSPCASEADSGEEECRSQPRSISESFLTVKGAALFLPRGNGSSTPRISHRRNKHAGDLQQHLQAMFILLRPEDNIRLAVRLESTYQNRTRYMVVVSTNGRQDTEESIVLGMDFSSNDSSTCTMGLVLPLWSDTLIHLDGDGGFSVSTDNRVHIFKPVSVQAMWSALQSLHKACEVARMHNYYPGSLFLTWVSYYESHINSDQSSVNEWNAMQDVQSHRPDSPALFTDIPTERERTERLIKTKLREIMMQKDLENITSKEIRTELEMQMVCNLREFKEFIDNEMIVILGQMDSPTQIFEHVFLGSEWNASNLEDLQNRGVRYILNVTREIDNFFPGVFEYHNIRVYDEEATDLLAYWNDTYKFISKAKKHGSKCLVHCKMGVSRSASTVIAYAMKEYGWNLDRAYDYVKERRTVTKPNPSFMRQLEEYQGILLASKQRHNKLWRSHSDSDLSDHHEPICKAGLELNKKEITTSADQIAEVKTMEGHPPIPPVFVEHVVPQDENQKGLCTKERMICLEFTSREFHAGQIEDELNLNDINGCSSGCCLNESKFPLDNCHASKALIQPGQDPEMANKFPDLTVEDLETDALKADMNVHLLPMEELTSRLKDLPMSPDADSPSPQPSCQAEVSDFSTDRIDFFSALEKFVELSQETRSRSFSHSRMEELGGGRSESCRLSVVEVAPSEATADDQRSSSLSNTPHASEESSIDEEQSKAISELVSPDIFMQSHSENAISVKEIVTEIESISQGVGQIQVKGDILSIPCHTPKKHIVHELPLERVQATENKPGNLEQSEGSCTAQPELAKDSGKWEPEGCPVAHSSTTELEEEEPAEGEQELWGPGMPPGAKWYPGSVRRATLEFEERLRQEQEHHGAAAACTSSSTRKNSKNDSSSVADLAPKGKSDEATLEHSFVPKEPEMSKGKGKCSGSEAGSLPHSEQHAVVPAPELLESHPLPAPQKCPGSGPRTQQEGVLKEQRTSVSCQGPETPAVPLPLPKKIEIIEYTHTVTTPDHGPEGETATSEKSGEQGLRKVKVEESITVLCALDENLNRTLSPDQASLHHRALPLPHSSSPEHEHGRPAHPAPTLSSPEDWGNSPAAALETAAPFVRHSTRVLGASLAYLHPQTVVHLEGFTGQSSTTDNEPSAEKGSWEESQEGPLSRGSEVPYQGSQLSSEDLCLISKLGDSVGEQQEKLDPSPVACQLPHSSSSDGIKGLSHSPSGVKEHAKEIESQAISQVGLPKPSQMRRSASLAKLGYLDLCKDCLPERGPVCSESPHLKLLQPFIRTGSGVEAQEPPENPDAPQNLEPTKYFIEQLKTTECIAQSKPVQRPLVQYAKEFGSSQQCLLPRAGPELTSSEGGLPLVQTQGLQGAGPAPGLAVVPRQQHGRTHPLRRLKKANDKKRTTNPFYNTM, from the exons GCTGTAAGACTAGAAAGTACTTACCAGAATCGAACACGCTATATGGTAGTGGTTTCAACTAATGGTAgacaagacactgaagaaagcatCGTCCTAGGAATGGATTTCTCCTCTAATGACAG TAGCACTTGTACCATGGGCTTAGTCCTGCCTCTCTGGAGTGACACCCTAATTCATTTGGACGGTGATGG tggGTTCAGCGTATCAACAGATAACAGAGTTCACATATTCAAACCTGTGTCTGTGCAGGCAATGTG GTCTGCATTACAGAGTCTACACAAGGCTTGTGAAGTCGCCAGAATGCATAACTACTACCCTGGCAGCCTGTTTCTCACCTGGGTGAGTTATTATGAGAGCCATATCAACTCAGATCAATCCTCAGTCAATGAATGGAATGCTATGCAGGATGTGCAGTCCCACCGGCCTGACTCTCCAGCTCTTTTCACAGACAT ACCAACTGAACGTGAGCGAACAGAAAGGCTAATTAAAACCAAATTAAGGGAGATTATGATGCAGAAGGATTTGGAGAATATCACATCCAAAGAG ATACGAACTGAATTGGAAATGCAAATGGTGTGCAACTTGCGAGAATTCAAGGAATTTATAGATAATGAAATGATAGTGATCCTTGGTCAGATGGATAGCCCTACACAGATATTTGAGCACGTGTTCTTG GGCTCGGAATGGAATGCCTCTAACTTAGAGGATTTACAGAACCGAGG GGTGCGATATATCTTGAATGTCACTCGAGAGATAGATAACTTCTTCCCAGGAGTCTTTGAGTATCACAACATTCGGGTATATGATGAAGAGGCAACGGATCTCCTGGCTTACTGGAATGACACTTACAAATTCATCTCTAAAGCAAA GAAACACGGATCTAAATGCCTTGTGCACTGCAAAATGGGGGTGAGTCGCTCAGCCTCCACTGTGATTGCCTATGCGATGAAGGAGTATGGCTGGAATCTGGACCGAGCCTATGACTACGTGAAGGAAAGACGAACAGTGACCAAGCCCAACCCCAGCTTCATGAGACAGCTGGAAGAGTACCAGGGGATCTTGCTGGCAAG CAAACAGCGGCATAACAAGCTCTGGCGATCTCATTCAGATAGTGACCTCTCGGACCACCACGAACCCATCTGCAAAGCAGGACTAGAACTCAACAAGAAGGAGATCACCACCTCAGCAGACCAGATTGCCGAGGTGAAGACCATGGAGGGTCACCCACCCATACCTCCCGTCTTCGTGGAACATGTCGTCCCACAGGATGAAAATCAGAAAGGCCTGTGTACCAAAGAAAGAATGATCTGCTTGGAGTTTACTTCTAGGGAATTTCATGCCGGACAGATTGAAGATGAATTAAACCTAAATGACATCAATGGATGCTCATCAGGGTGTTGTCTCAATGAATCAAAATTCCCTCTTGACAACTGCCATGCATCCAAAGCCTTAATACAACCTGGACAGGACCCAGAAATGGCCAACAAGTTCCCAGACTTAACAGTGGAAGATTTGGAGACAGACGCACTGAAAGCAGACATGAACGTCCACTTACTGCCCATGGAAGAATTGACATCCCGCCTGAAAGATCTCCCCATGTCCCCTGATGCTGACTCACCGAGCCCCCAACCCAGTTGCCAGGCTGAAGTCTCAGATTTCAGTACAGATCGCATTGACTTTTTTAGCGCGCTAGAAAAGTTTGTAGAGCTTTCCCAAGAAACCCGGTCCCGATCTTTTTCTCACTCAAGGATGGAGGAACTGGGTGGAGGAAGGAGCGAGAGCTGTCGACTGTCAGTGGTCGAAGTAGCCCCTTCCGAAGCGACAGCTGATGACCAGAGAAGCAGCTCTCTGAGTAATACTCCCCATGCATCTGAAGAATCTTCAATAGATGAGGAACAGTCAAAG GCAATCTCAGAACTGGTCAGCCCAGACATCTTCATGCAGTCTCACTCAGAAAATGCAATTTCAGTCAAAGAAATCGTCACTGAGATTGAATCCATCAGTCAAGGAGTTGGACAGATTCAAGTGAAAGGCGACATCCTATCCATTCCATGCCATACACCAAAGAAGCACATCGTCCATGAGCTGCCCCTTGAGAGGGTCCAAGCCACAGAGAACAAACCTGGAAATCTGGAGCAGAGTGAAGGTTCCTGCACAGCCCAGCCTGAACTAGCCAAAGACTCAGGGAAGTGGGAGCCAGAAGGGTGCCCAGTGGCACACTCATCCACCACAGAGTTGGAAGAAGAGGAACCAGCTGAGGGGGAACAAGAGCTCTGGGGCCCAGGGATGCCCCCGGGTGCCAAGTGGTACCCCGGGTCCGTGAGGCGAGCCACCTTGGAGTTTGAGGAGCGCTTGCGGCAGGAGCAAGAGCACCACGGTGCTGCCGCTGCTTGTACCTCGTCGTCCACTCGTAAGAATTCCAAGAATGATTCTTCTTCTGTGGCAGATCTAGCACCAAAAGGGAAGAGTGATGAAGCCACCCTAGAACATTCATTTGTCCCCAAGGAACCAGAGATGAGCAAGGGCAAAGGGAAATGCAGTGGGTCTGAGGCTGGCTCCCTACCCCATTCTGAGCAGCATGCCGTCGTTCCAGCACCCGAGCTGCTGGAGTCTCACCCGTTGCCAGCTCCTCAGAAGTGCCCAGGGTCAGGTCCCAGAACACAGCAGGAAGGAGTCCTGAAGGAGCAGAGGACTTCGGTCTCATGCCAGGGACCTGAGACACCAGCAGTCCCTCTGCCTCTTCCCAAGAAGATAGAAATCATTGAATACACCCACACAGTCACGACACCCGATCACGGGCCAGAGGGGGAAACAGCCACCAGTGAAAAGAGTGGGGAGCAAGGACTGAGGAAAGTGAAAGTGGAGGAGTCCATCACTGTCCTCTGTGCACTGGATGAAAATCTGAACCGGACACTGAGCCCCGACCAGGCTTCTCTGCACCACAGAGCGCTACCTCTGCCTCATTCTTCCTCTCCCGAGCATGAGCACGGCAGGCCCGcccacccagcccccaccctgaGCAGCCCTGAAGACTGGGGCAACAGCCCAGCAGCTGCCCTGGAGACAGCAGCGCCTTTTGTCCGTCACTCAACCCGCGTACTTGGTGCCAGCTTGGCTTACCTGCATCCCCAGACGGTGGTTCACCTGGAAGGCTTCACAGGGCAAAGCAGCACCACAGACAATGAGCCCTCTGCAGAGAAGGGCAGCTGGGAAGAAAGTCAGGAGGGCCCCCTCTCCAGGGGCAGTGAAGTGCCATATCAGGGCTCCCAGTTAAGTAGCGAAGACCTGTGTTTAATTAGCAAACTCGGTGACAGTGTTGGGGAGCAACAAGAAAAACTGGACCCATCACCTGTAGCCTGTCAGCTCCCACACAGCTCTAGTAGTGACGGTATAAAGGGTCTCAGTCATAGCCCCAGTGGGGTGAAGGAGCACGCTAAAGAAATCGAGTCCCAAGCGATTTCTCAGGTAGGGCTCCCCAAACCATCGCAAATGAGGCGTTCAGCTTCCCTCGCCAAGTTAGGTTACTTGGACCTCTGTAAAGACTGTTTACCGGAGAGGGGGCCTGTCTGCTCTGAGTCCCCTCATCTCAAACTGCTTCAGCCCTTCATCAGAACGGGCTCGGGAGTGGAGGCCCAGGAGCCCCCAGAAAACCCAGATGCTCCCCAGAACCTAGAGCCCACCAAGTATTTCATAGAGCAACTCAAAACAACAGAGTGTATCGCACAGAGCAAGCCAGTGCAGAGGCCCCTTGTACAGTATGCCAAAGAATTTGGTTCCAGTCAGCAGTGTTTGCTCCCCAGGGCAGGCCCTGAATTGACTAGTTCTGAAGGAGGCCTTCCTTTGGTACAGACCCAGGGACTGCAGGGTGCAGGCCCAGCTCCAGGGCTGGCTGTAGTGCCCCGTCAGCAGCATGGCAGAACTCACCCCCTAAGGAGACTGAAAAAAGCAAATGATAAAAAACGGACAACCAACCCCTTCTATAATACCATGTGA
- the SSH2 gene encoding protein phosphatase Slingshot homolog 2 isoform X1, with protein sequence MALVTVQRSPTPSTTSSPCASSSHLEDSESAALLCCEREESEIFSDSNEADSGEEECRSQPRSISESFLTVKGAALFLPRGNGSSTPRISHRRNKHAGDLQQHLQAMFILLRPEDNIRLAVRLESTYQNRTRYMVVVSTNGRQDTEESIVLGMDFSSNDSSTCTMGLVLPLWSDTLIHLDGDGGFSVSTDNRVHIFKPVSVQAMWSALQSLHKACEVARMHNYYPGSLFLTWVSYYESHINSDQSSVNEWNAMQDVQSHRPDSPALFTDIPTERERTERLIKTKLREIMMQKDLENITSKEIRTELEMQMVCNLREFKEFIDNEMIVILGQMDSPTQIFEHVFLGSEWNASNLEDLQNRGVRYILNVTREIDNFFPGVFEYHNIRVYDEEATDLLAYWNDTYKFISKAKKHGSKCLVHCKMGVSRSASTVIAYAMKEYGWNLDRAYDYVKERRTVTKPNPSFMRQLEEYQGILLASKQRHNKLWRSHSDSDLSDHHEPICKAGLELNKKEITTSADQIAEVKTMEGHPPIPPVFVEHVVPQDENQKGLCTKERMICLEFTSREFHAGQIEDELNLNDINGCSSGCCLNESKFPLDNCHASKALIQPGQDPEMANKFPDLTVEDLETDALKADMNVHLLPMEELTSRLKDLPMSPDADSPSPQPSCQAEVSDFSTDRIDFFSALEKFVELSQETRSRSFSHSRMEELGGGRSESCRLSVVEVAPSEATADDQRSSSLSNTPHASEESSIDEEQSKAISELVSPDIFMQSHSENAISVKEIVTEIESISQGVGQIQVKGDILSIPCHTPKKHIVHELPLERVQATENKPGNLEQSEGSCTAQPELAKDSGKWEPEGCPVAHSSTTELEEEEPAEGEQELWGPGMPPGAKWYPGSVRRATLEFEERLRQEQEHHGAAAACTSSSTRKNSKNDSSSVADLAPKGKSDEATLEHSFVPKEPEMSKGKGKCSGSEAGSLPHSEQHAVVPAPELLESHPLPAPQKCPGSGPRTQQEGVLKEQRTSVSCQGPETPAVPLPLPKKIEIIEYTHTVTTPDHGPEGETATSEKSGEQGLRKVKVEESITVLCALDENLNRTLSPDQASLHHRALPLPHSSSPEHEHGRPAHPAPTLSSPEDWGNSPAAALETAAPFVRHSTRVLGASLAYLHPQTVVHLEGFTGQSSTTDNEPSAEKGSWEESQEGPLSRGSEVPYQGSQLSSEDLCLISKLGDSVGEQQEKLDPSPVACQLPHSSSSDGIKGLSHSPSGVKEHAKEIESQAISQVGLPKPSQMRRSASLAKLGYLDLCKDCLPERGPVCSESPHLKLLQPFIRTGSGVEAQEPPENPDAPQNLEPTKYFIEQLKTTECIAQSKPVQRPLVQYAKEFGSSQQCLLPRAGPELTSSEGGLPLVQTQGLQGAGPAPGLAVVPRQQHGRTHPLRRLKKANDKKRTTNPFYNTM encoded by the exons GCTGTAAGACTAGAAAGTACTTACCAGAATCGAACACGCTATATGGTAGTGGTTTCAACTAATGGTAgacaagacactgaagaaagcatCGTCCTAGGAATGGATTTCTCCTCTAATGACAG TAGCACTTGTACCATGGGCTTAGTCCTGCCTCTCTGGAGTGACACCCTAATTCATTTGGACGGTGATGG tggGTTCAGCGTATCAACAGATAACAGAGTTCACATATTCAAACCTGTGTCTGTGCAGGCAATGTG GTCTGCATTACAGAGTCTACACAAGGCTTGTGAAGTCGCCAGAATGCATAACTACTACCCTGGCAGCCTGTTTCTCACCTGGGTGAGTTATTATGAGAGCCATATCAACTCAGATCAATCCTCAGTCAATGAATGGAATGCTATGCAGGATGTGCAGTCCCACCGGCCTGACTCTCCAGCTCTTTTCACAGACAT ACCAACTGAACGTGAGCGAACAGAAAGGCTAATTAAAACCAAATTAAGGGAGATTATGATGCAGAAGGATTTGGAGAATATCACATCCAAAGAG ATACGAACTGAATTGGAAATGCAAATGGTGTGCAACTTGCGAGAATTCAAGGAATTTATAGATAATGAAATGATAGTGATCCTTGGTCAGATGGATAGCCCTACACAGATATTTGAGCACGTGTTCTTG GGCTCGGAATGGAATGCCTCTAACTTAGAGGATTTACAGAACCGAGG GGTGCGATATATCTTGAATGTCACTCGAGAGATAGATAACTTCTTCCCAGGAGTCTTTGAGTATCACAACATTCGGGTATATGATGAAGAGGCAACGGATCTCCTGGCTTACTGGAATGACACTTACAAATTCATCTCTAAAGCAAA GAAACACGGATCTAAATGCCTTGTGCACTGCAAAATGGGGGTGAGTCGCTCAGCCTCCACTGTGATTGCCTATGCGATGAAGGAGTATGGCTGGAATCTGGACCGAGCCTATGACTACGTGAAGGAAAGACGAACAGTGACCAAGCCCAACCCCAGCTTCATGAGACAGCTGGAAGAGTACCAGGGGATCTTGCTGGCAAG CAAACAGCGGCATAACAAGCTCTGGCGATCTCATTCAGATAGTGACCTCTCGGACCACCACGAACCCATCTGCAAAGCAGGACTAGAACTCAACAAGAAGGAGATCACCACCTCAGCAGACCAGATTGCCGAGGTGAAGACCATGGAGGGTCACCCACCCATACCTCCCGTCTTCGTGGAACATGTCGTCCCACAGGATGAAAATCAGAAAGGCCTGTGTACCAAAGAAAGAATGATCTGCTTGGAGTTTACTTCTAGGGAATTTCATGCCGGACAGATTGAAGATGAATTAAACCTAAATGACATCAATGGATGCTCATCAGGGTGTTGTCTCAATGAATCAAAATTCCCTCTTGACAACTGCCATGCATCCAAAGCCTTAATACAACCTGGACAGGACCCAGAAATGGCCAACAAGTTCCCAGACTTAACAGTGGAAGATTTGGAGACAGACGCACTGAAAGCAGACATGAACGTCCACTTACTGCCCATGGAAGAATTGACATCCCGCCTGAAAGATCTCCCCATGTCCCCTGATGCTGACTCACCGAGCCCCCAACCCAGTTGCCAGGCTGAAGTCTCAGATTTCAGTACAGATCGCATTGACTTTTTTAGCGCGCTAGAAAAGTTTGTAGAGCTTTCCCAAGAAACCCGGTCCCGATCTTTTTCTCACTCAAGGATGGAGGAACTGGGTGGAGGAAGGAGCGAGAGCTGTCGACTGTCAGTGGTCGAAGTAGCCCCTTCCGAAGCGACAGCTGATGACCAGAGAAGCAGCTCTCTGAGTAATACTCCCCATGCATCTGAAGAATCTTCAATAGATGAGGAACAGTCAAAG GCAATCTCAGAACTGGTCAGCCCAGACATCTTCATGCAGTCTCACTCAGAAAATGCAATTTCAGTCAAAGAAATCGTCACTGAGATTGAATCCATCAGTCAAGGAGTTGGACAGATTCAAGTGAAAGGCGACATCCTATCCATTCCATGCCATACACCAAAGAAGCACATCGTCCATGAGCTGCCCCTTGAGAGGGTCCAAGCCACAGAGAACAAACCTGGAAATCTGGAGCAGAGTGAAGGTTCCTGCACAGCCCAGCCTGAACTAGCCAAAGACTCAGGGAAGTGGGAGCCAGAAGGGTGCCCAGTGGCACACTCATCCACCACAGAGTTGGAAGAAGAGGAACCAGCTGAGGGGGAACAAGAGCTCTGGGGCCCAGGGATGCCCCCGGGTGCCAAGTGGTACCCCGGGTCCGTGAGGCGAGCCACCTTGGAGTTTGAGGAGCGCTTGCGGCAGGAGCAAGAGCACCACGGTGCTGCCGCTGCTTGTACCTCGTCGTCCACTCGTAAGAATTCCAAGAATGATTCTTCTTCTGTGGCAGATCTAGCACCAAAAGGGAAGAGTGATGAAGCCACCCTAGAACATTCATTTGTCCCCAAGGAACCAGAGATGAGCAAGGGCAAAGGGAAATGCAGTGGGTCTGAGGCTGGCTCCCTACCCCATTCTGAGCAGCATGCCGTCGTTCCAGCACCCGAGCTGCTGGAGTCTCACCCGTTGCCAGCTCCTCAGAAGTGCCCAGGGTCAGGTCCCAGAACACAGCAGGAAGGAGTCCTGAAGGAGCAGAGGACTTCGGTCTCATGCCAGGGACCTGAGACACCAGCAGTCCCTCTGCCTCTTCCCAAGAAGATAGAAATCATTGAATACACCCACACAGTCACGACACCCGATCACGGGCCAGAGGGGGAAACAGCCACCAGTGAAAAGAGTGGGGAGCAAGGACTGAGGAAAGTGAAAGTGGAGGAGTCCATCACTGTCCTCTGTGCACTGGATGAAAATCTGAACCGGACACTGAGCCCCGACCAGGCTTCTCTGCACCACAGAGCGCTACCTCTGCCTCATTCTTCCTCTCCCGAGCATGAGCACGGCAGGCCCGcccacccagcccccaccctgaGCAGCCCTGAAGACTGGGGCAACAGCCCAGCAGCTGCCCTGGAGACAGCAGCGCCTTTTGTCCGTCACTCAACCCGCGTACTTGGTGCCAGCTTGGCTTACCTGCATCCCCAGACGGTGGTTCACCTGGAAGGCTTCACAGGGCAAAGCAGCACCACAGACAATGAGCCCTCTGCAGAGAAGGGCAGCTGGGAAGAAAGTCAGGAGGGCCCCCTCTCCAGGGGCAGTGAAGTGCCATATCAGGGCTCCCAGTTAAGTAGCGAAGACCTGTGTTTAATTAGCAAACTCGGTGACAGTGTTGGGGAGCAACAAGAAAAACTGGACCCATCACCTGTAGCCTGTCAGCTCCCACACAGCTCTAGTAGTGACGGTATAAAGGGTCTCAGTCATAGCCCCAGTGGGGTGAAGGAGCACGCTAAAGAAATCGAGTCCCAAGCGATTTCTCAGGTAGGGCTCCCCAAACCATCGCAAATGAGGCGTTCAGCTTCCCTCGCCAAGTTAGGTTACTTGGACCTCTGTAAAGACTGTTTACCGGAGAGGGGGCCTGTCTGCTCTGAGTCCCCTCATCTCAAACTGCTTCAGCCCTTCATCAGAACGGGCTCGGGAGTGGAGGCCCAGGAGCCCCCAGAAAACCCAGATGCTCCCCAGAACCTAGAGCCCACCAAGTATTTCATAGAGCAACTCAAAACAACAGAGTGTATCGCACAGAGCAAGCCAGTGCAGAGGCCCCTTGTACAGTATGCCAAAGAATTTGGTTCCAGTCAGCAGTGTTTGCTCCCCAGGGCAGGCCCTGAATTGACTAGTTCTGAAGGAGGCCTTCCTTTGGTACAGACCCAGGGACTGCAGGGTGCAGGCCCAGCTCCAGGGCTGGCTGTAGTGCCCCGTCAGCAGCATGGCAGAACTCACCCCCTAAGGAGACTGAAAAAAGCAAATGATAAAAAACGGACAACCAACCCCTTCTATAATACCATGTGA